The genomic interval CGAACTGGCGCAGGTCCTCGTCCACGTGGTGCAGGCTCTTGGTCCGCATCAGCGGGCTGCGCGACACGATCGTCGTCGGGCAGCCGGTGGCCTGGAAGAACGACCCGTACTCGATCGCCACCTTCGACCCGCCGATGATCACACACCGGCTCGGCTCGTAGTCCAGCTCCTCCACCAGGCTGGCGAAGTCGTACACCCCCGGCAGGTCGATCCCCGGGATGTCGGGGTACTCGGTGCGGGCCCCGGTGGCGAGCACCAGGTTGCGGGCGTGGAACCGCTCCCCGGCCACCTCCACGGTGTGCTCATCGAGCACCGTCGCGGAGGCGTTGAGGATGTACTCCATCCCCAACTGCTCCTTGCTCTGCCAGTTCATGAACGAGTGCGCGCTGTTGCGCCCGCTCCGGAACAGCTCCACCAGCTCCAGGATCGAGGCCCGCTTGTCCTCGAACTCCCCGAACCACAACCGGCCCGACAACCACCGCGCCAGGTCCAGCTCCCGCGCCGCCTCCGAGAACAGGTGGTGCGGCACGCACGCCTGATGCGGACACGAGCCCCCCAAAAACGGCCACCGGTCGATGGTCAGCTGCCGCCCGCCCCGGGCCCGCAGGTACGCCGACCCGAACCGGCCACCGGCCCCACCGCCCACGAAGATCGCATCGAACTCGCGGGAGTCCCCCCGGTCCACATTCCAGATCGGCTCGTCAAACTCCCCCGCCTCGGCCCGTAGGATGACCTCCTGCCACTCCGCGGCTCGCAACGGCCGTCCCCACACGTCCATGCCTGCCCTGCCTCTCCCAGTAGCCAACCTTCCGCTCACGCCCTACGGCTGTCGGAAGTATCAGGAACAGGCATCCCACCCCGACATGTCCCCAGGAGACGAAGGAACCCCAAGATCTCGCCTATCCAGGACTAGGCGTGTTGTCCGGTGAGGTCAGGGGCGCTGGCGGACGAGGCAGCGAGCAACGACCTGAGCTCCTCGGGCAGGGATCGGGCCAGATCGGCGAAGATCCCGTCAGGGAGTTCCGCGTGCAGCACCCGGGTGATGGCGTCGGCGTGGCGGGCGGCTTCGTCCATGGCGAGGTTCGCCTCCTCGGCGATGCGCCGCAAGAACCCCTCGCGCCCGTACTTGGCCGGGGTGTGGGAGGGGGTGTAGTTCTCGTAGAACAGCCCGCGCACCAGCAGCGGCAACTGGGCGGCGAAGTCGGCGGCCACATCGGGGGTAACCCGGTCGCGTAGCGCGTGCAGGTACGCGCGCAGGCTGCGCAGCGCGTCGCCCCGGTCGATGTCGCCGATCTCCTGCACGCACCGGGCAAGCCACCGGTTGGTCTTGTACACGGTGCGGTCGAACGCGTCCAGACCGCTCGCGGGCACGTTCTCCTCCTTTCGATGTCGTTACCGTCGCCGGACAATCCCCTCAATCCCCTCTCAAATCCCTTACCCACGTGCCGCGCCTCTTCAGCCGAGCCGGCGCCGGCCGCGCGGTGTTTACCGATCACATCGGCAGGAAACTCCCAGCCTGGACGATGAGGAAGCTGACCCCGAGATCGCCCAAAGGGGGGACGAGGCCGTGGCAG from Carbonactinospora thermoautotrophica carries:
- a CDS encoding DUF2267 domain-containing protein; the encoded protein is MPASGLDAFDRTVYKTNRWLARCVQEIGDIDRGDALRSLRAYLHALRDRVTPDVAADFAAQLPLLVRGLFYENYTPSHTPAKYGREGFLRRIAEEANLAMDEAARHADAITRVLHAELPDGIFADLARSLPEELRSLLAASSASAPDLTGQHA